DNA from Solanum stenotomum isolate F172 chromosome 3, ASM1918654v1, whole genome shotgun sequence:
AATAAACCTTTCTCCATAACTAATGGTATACTCAAACGCCAGAATCATCATCCTCTGCCTCTGCCTCTGCCTCTGCCTCTGCCTCTGCCTGTCGTTGTAGTTTACAAAGAATGTCTAAAAAATCATGCTGCCACTATGGGCGCCCACGCCGTAGATGGCTGCGGAGAATTTATGCCATCCCCTACCGCTACTGCTACTAACCCCACCTCCCTAACATGCGCCGCATGTGGCTGTCACCGGAATTTTCACCGCCGTGAGCCAGAGGAGCTATTTCCACCTCCCAACACCGCCGCAGCTCTGGAGTACCAATCTCATCACCGACACCACCCTCCGCCTCCGCTGCCGAATCGTGGAAGTGGGGACCACAGCTGCCCTAATTCCCCATCTCCACCACCGATCTCATCCGCTTACTACCCATCTGCACCTCACATGCTTCTTGCACTGAGTTCCGGTTTGTCGGGTCGACCCGTtgaaaacaacaacaaccaccTGCCAATAAATCCCAATTCGAGTACTCCTGTGTCAAACCCAAATGGGAGAAAGCGATTCAGAACGAAATTCACACAAAATC
Protein-coding regions in this window:
- the LOC125859656 gene encoding zinc-finger homeodomain protein 9-like, which produces MELSNNNSTIYTKTPEAETARIIQHNKPFSITNGILKRQNHHPLPLPLPLPLPLPVVVVYKECLKNHAATMGAHAVDGCGEFMPSPTATATNPTSLTCAACGCHRNFHRREPEELFPPPNTAAALEYQSHHRHHPPPPLPNRGSGDHSCPNSPSPPPISSAYYPSAPHMLLALSSGLSGRPVENNNNHLPINPNSSTPVSNPNGRKRFRTKFTQNQKEKMLEFSERVGWRMQKQDEEIINKLCHEISVEKGVLKVWMHNNKNNFGRKDQSVSNNDINGINFGISSTNDNNKEETHSHGVNHNNIVSVVATNGSSS